The Dokdonella koreensis DS-123 genome has a segment encoding these proteins:
- a CDS encoding ATP-binding cassette domain-containing protein, which yields MLRFDHLNLRRGSRLLLNDASFLIHPGWRVGLTGRNGTGKSSLLALIGGELAPDAGDFARPREWTLAHVRQETPALAVSALDYALDGDAEFRRVERALAEAEAAHDAAAQAQLHERMQVIGGYAARARAGELLHGLGFTPGDETRPVAAFSGGWRMRLNLAQALMCRSDLLLLDEPTNHLDLDAVFWLEEWLRHYPGTLIVVSHDREFLDAVVTHVLHLADGEAELFGGTVSGFERKRAERLAQQQALAERQQRLRAHMQSFVDRFKAKATKARQAQSRLKALERMQLVAPVRLESGITFAFAEPAALPAPLLVLDEAAAGYGERRIVDGIRWTLRAGDRIGLLGANGAGKSTLVKLVAGTLAPLAGERREGKGLVVGYFAQHQLEQLDPQATPVMHLLRLQPDLGEQAARDFLGGFGFSGERALADVGGFSGGEKARLALALVVFRRPNLLLLDEPTNHLDSDTREALAEALQDFAGAIVLVAHDRGLLRACCDEYRLVRDGRVTAFDGDLDDYARLVLRKPAAATDAAAGASRRDDRRERAEQRARLAPLRREAERIEKQLATLEAERSRVEAELADPALYDGSQGTRIADLTARRGRLGAEIGALEEAWLDRQAALEQAADDLA from the coding sequence ATGCTGCGCTTTGACCATCTGAACCTGCGTCGGGGTTCCCGGCTTTTGCTGAACGACGCCAGCTTTCTCATTCATCCGGGGTGGCGGGTCGGCCTGACCGGCCGCAACGGCACCGGCAAGTCGAGCCTGCTGGCGCTGATCGGCGGCGAGCTGGCACCCGATGCCGGCGACTTCGCCCGCCCGCGCGAATGGACGCTGGCGCACGTCCGGCAGGAGACCCCGGCGCTGGCGGTCAGCGCGCTGGACTACGCCCTGGACGGCGATGCGGAATTCCGGCGCGTCGAGCGCGCCCTGGCCGAGGCCGAGGCCGCCCACGACGCGGCGGCGCAGGCGCAGCTGCACGAGCGCATGCAGGTGATCGGCGGCTACGCGGCGCGGGCACGCGCCGGCGAACTGCTGCACGGCCTGGGCTTCACGCCCGGCGACGAGACGCGCCCGGTGGCTGCGTTCTCCGGCGGCTGGCGCATGCGGCTGAACCTGGCGCAGGCGCTGATGTGCCGCTCGGACCTGCTGCTGCTCGACGAGCCGACCAACCACCTCGACCTCGACGCGGTGTTCTGGCTGGAGGAATGGCTGCGCCATTACCCGGGCACGCTGATCGTGGTCTCGCACGATCGCGAGTTCCTCGACGCGGTGGTCACCCACGTACTGCACTTGGCCGACGGCGAGGCGGAGCTGTTCGGCGGCACGGTCAGCGGCTTCGAGCGCAAGCGCGCCGAGCGACTGGCCCAGCAGCAGGCGCTGGCCGAACGCCAGCAGCGGCTGCGCGCGCACATGCAATCCTTCGTCGACCGCTTCAAGGCCAAGGCGACCAAGGCACGCCAGGCGCAGAGCCGGCTCAAGGCGCTGGAGCGGATGCAACTGGTCGCGCCGGTGCGCCTGGAGTCGGGCATCACGTTCGCGTTCGCCGAGCCGGCGGCCCTGCCGGCACCGCTGCTGGTGCTGGACGAGGCCGCGGCCGGCTACGGCGAGCGGCGCATCGTCGACGGCATCCGCTGGACGCTGCGCGCCGGCGACCGGATCGGCCTGCTCGGTGCCAACGGCGCCGGCAAGTCGACCCTGGTCAAGCTGGTGGCCGGCACCCTGGCCCCGCTGGCCGGCGAGCGGCGCGAGGGCAAGGGGCTGGTCGTGGGCTATTTCGCCCAGCACCAGCTCGAGCAGCTCGATCCGCAGGCGACGCCGGTCATGCACCTGCTGCGGCTGCAGCCGGACCTCGGCGAGCAGGCCGCGCGCGATTTCCTCGGCGGCTTCGGCTTCTCCGGCGAGCGCGCGCTGGCCGACGTGGGCGGCTTTTCCGGCGGCGAGAAGGCGCGCCTGGCCCTGGCGCTGGTGGTGTTCCGGCGCCCCAACCTGTTGCTGCTGGATGAGCCGACCAACCACCTGGACAGCGACACGCGCGAGGCGCTGGCCGAGGCCCTGCAGGATTTCGCCGGCGCCATCGTGCTGGTCGCCCACGACCGCGGCCTGCTGCGCGCCTGCTGCGACGAATACCGCCTGGTCCGCGACGGCCGCGTCACGGCCTTCGACGGCGACCTGGACGACTACGCGCGGCTGGTCCTGCGCAAGCCGGCCGCGGCCACCGATGCGGCAGCCGGCGCCTCGCGCCGCGACGACCGCCGCGAGCGCGCCGAGCAGCGCGCGCGCCTGGCACCGCTGCGGCGCGAGGCCGAGCGCATCGAGAAGCAGCTGGCCACGCTGGAAGCCGAGCGCAGCCGGGTCGAGGCCGAGCTCGCCGACCCGGCGCTCTACGACGGCAGCCAAGGCACGCGCATCGCCGACCTGACTGCCCGCCGCGGCCGCCTCGGCGCCGAGATCGGCGCACTGGAGGAGGCCTGGCTCGACCGCCAGGCCGCGCTGGAACAGGCCGCCGACGACCTCGCCTGA